Sequence from the Caballeronia sp. SL2Y3 genome:
GAAAAGCCCGCCGCCCGGCCTGCGCGTGCGCCGCGATATCGCGTTGCGCTTGGCGGCCGGCGTGAGCAGCGCGCGCAGGCCCGCGAAGCTGTCGGCGTTCACGAGGCCGAGCGCGACGAGTTCGCCGAGCGCGTCCTCCAGTTCGGTGCGCAGCATGCGCGTTTCGGCGAGCAGTTCGTCGAAGAACATCGCGCCGTGCGCCGACAGTGCATCGAAGACGCGTCCGGCACGCGACGACAGCGCGGGCGCTTCGTCCGGGCGCATCAGCGCATTCCACGCCGCGAGGGCGCGTCGCGGCAGCAGCACGATCGGCGTGCCGCGCACGGGACCGCCCGCAGCGCGCATGCGTCCCGCCGGACGCGACCACGTGATCTTCCCGGCGCGGCAGATTTCGTCGAGCCAGATGCCGGAATAATCCGCGATGCGCGCGGGCAGAATCTCCTCCTCCCACGCGACGGCGGGCGCCTCGAAGCCCTCGAGCTGTTCGAGGACGGCGAGCAACGCGTCGCGACCCTCGCCACGCGCATCGGGCGCGACGCGCTGCCACTCGAACAGGAAGCGCATGAAGTCCTGCCGCTCGACCGGCTCGATCTCGCGACGCAGCCGCCGCACCGTATAGCGATGAATGCGCGCAAGCAGATGGCGCTCGCACCACTGTTCATCGACGCCGGATGCGCCCGATGCGCCGGATGCGTTCGGCGTGAAATGGCCGCGCATCACGTAGCCCTCAGATTCGAGGCGCGTCAGCGCGACCGCAACCGACGACGCCGGCAGCGCCAGCGGCCGCGCGATCTCCGCCAAGGTCAGCGGACCGAAGCCCGACAGCCGCGCGCGCACGATTTCCACGAGCGCGTCGTCGGGGTTCCACTCCGCGTCGAAGCCGGGCGGCGGCGTGAGGCGCGGGTGCATCGGCGCGTGTTCGTAGACCGCGCGCAGCAGCGAGAGGCGCTCGACGGGCGTCCACAGGCCGTCGTGCTCGGCGATCTGCAGGCGCGTCGCACGGCCGGCGCGGGCCAGCGCGTCGAGCCATGCAGGCCAGCCGTCGCTCGCGGCGGCTTCGGCGTCCGTCACTCCCGCTAGGCTCGTCAGCGCCTCGTGCATTTCGTCGGCGCTCGTCACCGTGGGCCACGCTTCCGCGCGCACGCTTGCGATGGCGTCGGCATCGAGCGCGCCGAGGTCGTCCGTCGATTGCGGATCGGTCCAGCGACGCGCGAGCACCGCCTGCGTGCGGCGTTCTTCGAGCGGGGCGTCGTCGAGGAAGGCATACGGCCGCGCCGACAATATCTCGGCGGCGAGCGGCGATGGCGCAGGCAAGTCGCGCGTGACGAGCCGCACGTCGCCCGCCTCGATGCGCCGCAAGAGCGCAAGCCACGCGTCGCTGTCCATTGCATCGTGCATACAATCGTCGATGGTCTGCTGGACGAGCGGATGCGCCGGCACGTCGCGCTCGCCGACGAGGTTCTCCGCGCACGCGACCTGATCCGGGAACACGGCCGCGAGGAGATCTTCGCTCTTCATGCGCTGCAATTGCGGCGCGACCTTGCGCCCGCCCGCGTAACGCGGCAGCGCGAGCGCGTTGGTCGCGTTCCACCGCCAGCGCACGCCGAAGAGCGGCGCGTCGAGCAGCGCCTGAATCAGCACATGCTCGGCGGTGGCCGACTTCAGATAGCGCCAGACGTCGTCGAGCACGAAGCTATGGCTGCCGGTGAGCGACAGCACGATCGCGTCTTCGGTCGCCGCCGCCTGAAGCTCGAAGTTGAACGTGCGGCAGAACCGCTTGCGCAGCGCGAGTCCCCACGCGCGATTCACGCGGCTGCCGAACGGCGCGTGAATGACGAGTTGCGTGCCACCGGATTCATCGAAGAACCGCTCCATGACGAGCGTGTCCTGCGTCGGCAGAACGGAGAGCGCCGCGCGGGAGCGGGCCAGATACTCGACGATCTGCCGCGCCGCTTCCGTGCCGATGCCTGTTTCGTCGGCAAGCCAGTGGACCGTGGCATCGACGCGCGTTTCGGCATCTTGCATCTTGCATGCAGCATCCATCATGCAAGAGACCGGCCGCGCGCCATCGCCCGATGCGAGGCGTGCATCGATGTCCGCGCGCAATCGCGAGATCGCGAACGAAAGCTCATCGCTGCGGCCCGGCGCTTCGCCCAGCCAGAACGGAATGTTCGGCGGCTGGCCGTTGGCATTCTCGACTCGCACGCGCCCGCCTTCCACGCGCAAGATGCGGTACGACGTATTGCCGAGCTGGAAGATGTCGCCGGCAAGGCTTTCGACGGCGAAGTCCTCGTTGACCGTGCCGACCTGCAAGCCTTGCGGCTCGAGCAACACGGCGAAATCGGCGTTGTCTGGAATCGCCCCGCCCGACGTCACGGCGGTGAGCTTGCCACCGCGCCGGGCGCGCAGCGTGCGGCTAACCGCATCGCGGTGCACGTAAGCGGCACGCACGCCCTGACGGCCCGTGTAGCCTTCGGCGAGCGTGCGCAGTACGGCGTCGTAGTGCGAGCGGTCCAGCGTCGCGTACGGATACGCGCGGCGGATACGCTCGAACAGCGCATCCTCGCCCCACTCGCGGCACGCGACCTCGGCGGTGATCTGCTGCGCGAGCACGTCGAGCGGCGCGCGCGGAACCGTGAGGGCGTCGAGTTCGCCGCGCCGCACGCAGTCGACGAGCGCGGCGCATTCGATAAGGTCATCACGCGAAGTCGGAAAAAGCCGGCCTTTCGGCACGCCGCCGACATGGTGGCCCGAACGCCCGACGCGCTGCAGAAATGCGCCGATGGAACCGGGCGAGCCGATTTGGCATACAAGATCCACATCGCCAATGTCGATGCCCAGTTCCAGCGAAGCGGTGGCGATCAGCACGCGCAACTCGCCGCGCTTTAGACGCTGTTCCGCGTCGAGCCGATGCTCTCGCGCCAGGCTGCCGTGATGCGCCGCGACGGCCTCCTTGCCGAGCCGGTCCGTCAGATGCCGCGCGGCGCGCTCGGCCATGCGCCGCGTATTCACGAAGACGAGCGTCGTACGATGCTGCGCCGACAGTTCCGCGAGCCGGTCGTAGACGCGCTCCCACATGTCGTTGGACATGATCGCTTCGAGCGGCATCGGCGGCAGTTCGAGCGCAAGATCGCGGGCGCGCGCGTGCCCCACGTCGACGATCTCGCAGGAACGGCCTTCCCCCGCGAGAAACTTCGCGACGAGCTCGATGGGCTTTTGAGTCGCCGAGAGCCCGACGCGAACGGGCGGCGCCGCGCCGCGCTCCTCGCACAGCGCGTCGAGCCGCTCGAGGCTGAGGCTCAGGTGCGATCCGCGTTTGCCGCCCGCGACCGCGTGTATTTCGTCGACAATCACGGTGCGCGTGGTCGACAACATACCGCGGCCCGAGTCGGACGAAAGCAGCACGTAGAGCGATTCCGGCGTCGTCACGAGGATATGCGGCGGACGCTTCTTCACCGCGTTGCGCTCCTGCTGCGTGGTGTCGCCGGTGCGCACGGCGGCGCGGATCTCCGGCGCCGCTGCGCCCATCTCGCGCAACTCGCGCGCAATGCCCGCAAGCGGCTCTTCGAGATTCACGCGGATGTCGTTCGATAGTGCCTTCAGCGGCGAGACATAGACGACGCGCGTCTCGTCGGGCAAAACGCCGCCGCCCGCGATGCCGTCCCGCACGAGCTCATCGAGTGCGGCGAGGAAGGCGGTGAGCGTCTTGCCCGAACCGGTGGGGGCCGCGACGAGCGTGGAGCGGCGCGCATGAATAAGCGGCCACGCGCGCGCCTGCGCGGCGGTCGGCGCTGCGAAGTGCGCGCGGAACCAGTTGACGACAGCGGGATGAAAGCCCGCGAGGGCGTCGTCGGGCGATGTGGAGTCCGTGGTCATCCAGACATTCTAGGGGTGGTTGCGAAACCGCGTTTTGCATTCCGCATGCCGTTTTCGGACAGATCCCATGCGACCGGGCGTTGATTGCGGCCATCCTACGGCCGTCCCGGCGCGCTCCCGCCGCTTCCCCTCCATTTGCATATTGCATTCATGATCGTCATCAGCCTGCTTTCCGACCACGCGCCCGGCGCGCTCGCCAATCATCGCCGGTATGCCCGCATGCACGGTTACCGGCATGTTGAAATCGACCTGTCGGAACTGTCCGGCAGCACCGCGCATGCGCTCTGGATGTTCAAGTACGAAACACTGCTGCACTGGCTGAACAAAGCCGAGCCCGGCGCCATCATAATGCTGTTGACGCAGAACGCCGCGATCATCGGCGCGATGCCGTTGGCCGAGTTGCTCCAAGGCCGCGACTGGCTTCTCACCTGCGAGGACTCGCCGCATCCGCAGACCGATGTTCAGGTATGGCGCAACACCGACGACGTTCGCCGCAAGCTGTATAAGCTCGTCACGAGCTGCCGGTTCAGCGTCGAGCTTCCCGCGGAAGAAGGCATGCTGCTGTGTGAATTCGAGGCACTGCCCGCTCGCAGCATGATCGGCGAAGTCTATGTGACCTTGCCCGCTGCGGCGTCGCTTCAAAGCGTGTGGGCGACATGGCCTGCGTTCTCGCTATGCATCCGCGAAGAGCCGCAGCATCGGCGGTTTCGCACGGCGCTGTTCGCGCATATCAATGCATGCATGGCGCGGGGCCTGCCGTTCCTGTCTTTCTTGGCCGCAGAAGCGGACGAAACTGGCGCACAAAGCGTTTATCAGCCCGGCCAGCCGATTGCCGTGGTCACGCTCTATACGCCGAATGTCGCTCGTTACGGGCGCATTGCAGAGGCTAATTTCAGGCGCTATTGCGCGCGTCATGGCTATACGCTGTATGTTCACCGCGAGATTCCCGCGCATCTGAACGACGGCAAGACAGCGGGCAACTGGCTCAAGCCGGCTCTCTTGCGCGAATATCTGCCGCATCACGAATGGGTCTTCTGGGTCGATGCCGACGTGCTATTCAACGACATGAATCGCACGCTCGAATCCATCATGCAGGGACAGGACGCGGTATTCGCCCGCGACGTCGGCACCTGGACGTTCAACTCCGGCATCATGGGCTTTCGCCGCACGCAAGCGAACTACGATGCGTTTCATCACATCCTGCACGAGTGCTCGCAACTGGATGACAAATCGAGCGTCTATGTGAATAGGGGCGATCAATACTTCTTCATCCGCGAATACGAAGGTCATGCGGACTTCGACGCAACGCGCATCGCGTCGTTCATCGATTGGAATACGCCGTGGATCTACCGGCGTCCCGACAGCTTCATGGTGCATTACATCGGCGTATGGGAAGACAATAAAGCCTTGCTGATGGATTACGATCTGGCGCAGTCCGCCATGTATTGAGCCGCGCCTGCGGTTCTGTCAAAACTCCGTCGCGAGAACACAAGTATGATGTTGCGCGACGCCTTCACATTCGTCTCGCATCTCAGGGGCGCGCGACCGATGCGCCCCTGAAACCTACCGCCTTCCATCACAGGACTCCGACACAGCCGAATCACTCGCATCAAGCCGCAAGCCGACGCTCGACCCGAACTTTCACCGCAAGGAGAAGCAATTGAACGACGACGTCCAAGGCAAGACCGCGACGAACACCCCTCTCGCTCCCGACCTGCTGCGTAATATCGACGCCTATTGGCGCGCCTGCAATTACCTCTCGGTCGGCATGATCTACCTGCGCGCCAATCCGTTGCTGCGCGAACCCCTCAAGCCTGAGCACATCAAGCGACGTCTGCTCGGCCATTGGGGCTCGGACCCGGGCCAATCGTTCGTGTGGGTGCATCTGAACCGCCTCATCAAACGCGACGATCTGAACGTCATGTTCGTTTCCGGGCCCGGCCACGGTGCGCCCGCAACGCTCGCGAACTCATATCTCGAAGGACATTACTCGGAGATCTATCCGGATCGAAGCCCTGACGAGCGCGGCATGTTGCGGCTCTTTCGCGCGTTCTCGTCGCCAGGCGGCATCGGCTCACATTGCACGCCGGAGACGCCAGGTTCCATTCACGAAGGCGGCGAACTCGGCTACAGCCTGTCGCATTCCTTCGGCGCGGCATTCGATAACCCCGACCTGATCGTTGCGACGATGGTGGGCGATGGCGAAGCGGAAACCGGCCCGCTCGCGACCTCGTGGCATTCGAACAAGTTTCTCAATCCAGCGACCGACGGTGCGGTGCTGCCGATTCTCCATCTGAACGGCTACAAGATCGCCAATCCGACCATCCTCGCGCGTATTCCGCACGACGAACTCGAAGCGTTGTTCAAGGGCTATGGCTACGCGCCGTATTTCGTCGAAGGCGATGACCCTGAGACGATGCATCAGTTGATGGCCGCGACACTGGAACGCTGCATCGGCGACATTCGCGCGATACAGCAACGCGCTCGCGAGAACCCTGCCGATGTGACGCGTCCCCGCTGGCCGATGATCGTGCTGCGCTCGCCGAAAGGCTGGACAGGTCCGAAGGAAGTGAATGGTCACAAGGTAGAAGGCTTCTGGCGTTCGCATCAGGTGCCCGTGCTCGAT
This genomic interval carries:
- a CDS encoding DEAD/DEAH box helicase — its product is MTTDSTSPDDALAGFHPAVVNWFRAHFAAPTAAQARAWPLIHARRSTLVAAPTGSGKTLTAFLAALDELVRDGIAGGGVLPDETRVVYVSPLKALSNDIRVNLEEPLAGIARELREMGAAAPEIRAAVRTGDTTQQERNAVKKRPPHILVTTPESLYVLLSSDSGRGMLSTTRTVIVDEIHAVAGGKRGSHLSLSLERLDALCEERGAAPPVRVGLSATQKPIELVAKFLAGEGRSCEIVDVGHARARDLALELPPMPLEAIMSNDMWERVYDRLAELSAQHRTTLVFVNTRRMAERAARHLTDRLGKEAVAAHHGSLAREHRLDAEQRLKRGELRVLIATASLELGIDIGDVDLVCQIGSPGSIGAFLQRVGRSGHHVGGVPKGRLFPTSRDDLIECAALVDCVRRGELDALTVPRAPLDVLAQQITAEVACREWGEDALFERIRRAYPYATLDRSHYDAVLRTLAEGYTGRQGVRAAYVHRDAVSRTLRARRGGKLTAVTSGGAIPDNADFAVLLEPQGLQVGTVNEDFAVESLAGDIFQLGNTSYRILRVEGGRVRVENANGQPPNIPFWLGEAPGRSDELSFAISRLRADIDARLASGDGARPVSCMMDAACKMQDAETRVDATVHWLADETGIGTEAARQIVEYLARSRAALSVLPTQDTLVMERFFDESGGTQLVIHAPFGSRVNRAWGLALRKRFCRTFNFELQAAATEDAIVLSLTGSHSFVLDDVWRYLKSATAEHVLIQALLDAPLFGVRWRWNATNALALPRYAGGRKVAPQLQRMKSEDLLAAVFPDQVACAENLVGERDVPAHPLVQQTIDDCMHDAMDSDAWLALLRRIEAGDVRLVTRDLPAPSPLAAEILSARPYAFLDDAPLEERRTQAVLARRWTDPQSTDDLGALDADAIASVRAEAWPTVTSADEMHEALTSLAGVTDAEAAASDGWPAWLDALARAGRATRLQIAEHDGLWTPVERLSLLRAVYEHAPMHPRLTPPPGFDAEWNPDDALVEIVRARLSGFGPLTLAEIARPLALPASSVAVALTRLESEGYVMRGHFTPNASGASGASGVDEQWCERHLLARIHRYTVRRLRREIEPVERQDFMRFLFEWQRVAPDARGEGRDALLAVLEQLEGFEAPAVAWEEEILPARIADYSGIWLDEICRAGKITWSRPAGRMRAAGGPVRGTPIVLLPRRALAAWNALMRPDEAPALSSRAGRVFDALSAHGAMFFDELLAETRMLRTELEDALGELVALGLVNADSFAGLRALLTPAAKRNAISRRTRRPGGGLFIGGMDDAGRWALLHRASPDHDGSDAEHVALTLLRRYGVVFWRLLEREAQWLPPWRDLLRVYHRLEARGEIRGGRFVAGLAGEQFALPEAVPLLREMRRRPKEGAFVALSAVDPLNLAGTLLPGDKVPALAGNRVLYLDGVPVGAVIAGKTHVFGDADAPMRERVRLALVKRSVRSLGTSSARQMAVPD